A stretch of Paludisphaera borealis DNA encodes these proteins:
- a CDS encoding DUF6793 family protein: MPLFEVETTSHIMIASAEDEDSARSFASTNYPGEEILRVAHRPRDAWVISKNLLGVQADSDPCSTARECLAKAQGDKIHAVRLYMQSTGTDLEKARKAVESNMSRGW, translated from the coding sequence ATGCCTCTCTTTGAGGTCGAGACTACGTCGCATATCATGATTGCGTCCGCCGAGGACGAAGACTCCGCCCGGTCGTTCGCCAGCACGAACTACCCGGGTGAGGAGATTCTTCGGGTGGCGCATCGTCCGCGAGACGCCTGGGTGATCTCCAAAAACCTGCTGGGCGTCCAGGCCGATTCCGACCCGTGTTCGACGGCTCGGGAGTGCCTGGCCAAGGCGCAGGGCGACAAGATCCACGCCGTCCGGCTGTACATGCAGTCGACGGGCACGGATCTTGAAAAGGCCCGCAAGGCCGTCGAATCGAACATGTCGCGCGGTTGGTGA